In the genome of Carnobacterium pleistocenium FTR1, one region contains:
- the rpmG gene encoding 50S ribosomal protein L33, giving the protein MRVNITLQCTECKERNYISKKNKRNSPDRVEFKKYCPRERVVTLHRETK; this is encoded by the coding sequence CGTGTAAACATCACATTGCAATGTACAGAATGTAAAGAACGTAACTACATCTCAAAGAAAAATAAACGTAACAGCCCTGACCGTGTTGAGTTTAAAAAATACTGCCCGCGCGAACGTGTTGTAACTTTGCATCGTGAAACAAAATAA